In one Nicotiana sylvestris chromosome 8, ASM39365v2, whole genome shotgun sequence genomic region, the following are encoded:
- the LOC104241662 gene encoding protein NETWORKED 1A-like isoform X2 gives MEEKNYSLLIECQKHIESLKLADKLILEVENESLEQQVEAEILVDEIVRLRMVIYQVFRAFENDSHLVSEDKVENEQTFLHHILGSVEDLKCSLRMYEDDKQQLLVENSVLLTLFAELKSKGLEVESMKKSVEEELNIMEEKLVRVQKDNHDLVEMNKKLQSEMSSSSQLTAILEVEVRTLCVKHDELQTAYLELQNKYSQVLHENETLLTNLSEIKEEKGVVEQENDGLLLETLTLGNFSTILKSYGTEKTDELKSIYEDMRKLYCVILDFEKEMDVLNKKLEMKETDNLLLKKSVQRLENELHEVKGSNDHLKLEISTGKELLGKQEAGLSKAGEKLKASESLNSELCRALDALKADCLESSKMNENLEKKIIEISRENTTQNKEIECLLEANMNLVGELNKLHEEIEEQRVGEDCLNSELQEKDYEFGLWEAEAETVYFDFQISSIREVLPETKMDELTKFCGRVEGENASKSLEMEQVKGKINKMEREMGELKLQLHAYAPAIASLRDDVVSLEHNALLHTRLEQAGSQESKKRMWPSGV, from the coding sequence ATGGAAGAAAAGaattattctctcttgattgagTGTCAGAAACATATTGAGTCATTGAAATTGGCTGACAAATTgattttagaggtagagaatgagAGCCTTGAACAGCAGGTTGAAGCAGAGATTTTGGTAGATGAAATTGTAAGGTTGAGAATGGTGATATATCAAGTTTTCAGGGCCTTTGAAAATGACTCTCACCTTGTGTCTGAAGATAAGGTGgaaaatgaacaaactttccTGCATCATATCTTGGGCAGTGTTGAGGATCTGAAATGTTCCCTCAGAATGTATGAGGATGATAAGCAGCAGTTGTTGGTCGAAAACTCAGTTCTTTTAACTCTATTTGCGGAGCTGAAATCAAAGGGCCTGGAAGTGGAGTCGATGAAGAAATCTGTGGAGGAGGAGCTTAATATCATGGAAGAGAAGCTGGTAAGAGTGCAAAAAGACAATCATGACCTAGTAGAGATGAACAAGAAATTGCAGTCAGAAATGAGCAGCAGTAGTCAACTAACTGCCATACTTGAGGTGGAGGTTCGGACTCTCTGTGTCAAGCATGATGAGTTGCAGACAGCTTACCTTGAATTACAAAATAAATACTCTCAAGTGCTTCATGAGAATGAAACATTGTTGACAAATCTCTCAGAGATCAAGGAGGAGAAAGGGGTAGTGGAGCAGGAAAATGATGGTTTGCTACTTGAGACACTAACTCTTGGTAATTTCTCTACGATTTTGAAGAGTTATGGTACTGAAAAAACAGATGAGCTAAAGTCCATTTATGAAGACATGCGCAAACTTTATTGTGTTATCCTTGACTTTGAGAAGGAGATGGATGTACTTAACAAGAAGCTGGAAATGAAGGAAACTGATAACCTACTTCTGAAGAAATCAGTTCAAAGGTTAGAAAATGAGCTTCATGAGGTCAAGGGATCTAATGATCATTTGAAGCTGGAAATATCAACTGGAAAAGAACTTCTTGGCAAGCAAGAAGCCGGGCTTTCGAAAGCAGGAGAGAAGCTTAAAGCATCTGAAAGTTTGAACTCAGAATTGTGTAGGGCTCTAGATGCACTAAAGGCTGACTGTCTAGAATCCTCGAAGATGAATGAAAATCTAGAAAAGAAGATAATTGAAATATCGAGAGAGAATACAACTCAGAACAAGGAAATTGAATGCCTTCTAGAAGCGAACATGAATTTGGTGGGCGAATTAAATAAATTGCATGAAGAAATTGAAGAGCAACGAGTCGGAGAAGACTGCCTAAATTCGGAGCTCCAGGAGAAAGACTATGAGTTTGGCTTATGGGAGGCAGAAGCAGAAACAGTTTATTTTGATTTCCAGATTTCCTCCATTCGAGAAGTGTTACCGGAAACCAAGATGGATGAGTTAACTAAGTTTTGCGGGAGAGTCGAAGGTGAAAATGCTTCCAAAAGCTTGGAGATGGAGCAGGTGAAAGGAAAAATCAATAAAATGGAGAGAGAAATGGGAGAACTGAAGTTGCAATTACATGCATATGCTCCTGCAATAGCCTCTTTGAGGGATGATGTAGTATCGCTTGAGCATAATGCGCTCCTCCACACGAGGCTTGAGCAAGCTGGCTCTCAGGAATCAAAG
- the LOC104241661 gene encoding protein NETWORKED 1A-like isoform X1 — MLQGQNLLPFCSLLESWRPCYILTRGACTLGEMDAKVKSMIKLIEEDADSFARRAEMYYKKRPELMKLVEELYRALAERYDHVTGELRQAHKTMSEAFPDQVPFLLDEDSPMRSSTLYTEPHTPRQWCPIHASSDTDNLQQYVMGLTPSSIHAAQKIGTYTGDSDKGTREWGLKQLLEMLGAGEEMLKNSKFLEGKLSKGLNRNTEEKEKRSHNQVPELSDENENLKAKILIQSERVSEAEAEVRNLKEALAGMQAEKETTFIQYQQCLEQLSAAERELNSAQKDSTKFSERASRAENEVQKMKESLIKLEVERDASLSKHKEYLGRISKLEVKVSQALEGTKELNKHAIKAETEAQNLRNEISKFEFEKDAVHDQYKLCMVNISDFEKNLLVAQEESRTLKERADGAEAEIKKLTFVLMELSENKEAAVCDYKHCLGKISKLKNELSCAQEDVKRLNGELSIGAAKLKNAEDKCVVLEMLNHSLCREADNLATKIATKDQELSKKQIELEKIQVDMRNEHLRHAQIEATLQTLQNLHCQSQEDQRPLTVELKNCLELLKDMETCKNSLEGELKRLKDENKSLNELKLSSANSINNLENEILSLKKMKEKLEEEVAQQVELSNNLQQEISFLKEETKDLNSSYQALVEQVKATGINPECINSSIKSLHEENSKLRIICEKTRSEKEVLHKKLEDMDELLKKTATLQSSLSDENDELQGSQEKVRALQESCQILNGEKSTLVTEKAALLSQLQILSENMQKLLEKNDVLENSCFGAKAELEGLREKAKGLEEICQFMMNEKSNILAERGNLAVQLKKVERRLGTTFMVFEERYACLEKEKLVKQLQVEELGVSVEMEKQERTNITHQSETRLIYM; from the exons ATGTTACAAGGACAAAACCTATTGCCCTTTTGTTCTTTGCTGGAGTCATGGCGACCTTGCTACATTCTGACACGAGGCGCTTGTACTCTTGGTG AAATGGATGCTAAAGTAAAGTCAATGATCAAGCTCATTGAAGAAGATGCCGATTCATTTGCAAGAAGGGCTGAAATGTATTACAAAAAGAGGCCTGAGCTAATGAAGCTGGTTGAGGAGTTGTACAGGGCACTAGCTGAAAGATATGATCATGTAACAGGCGAGCTAAGGCAGGCCCATAAAACCATGTCAGAGGCATTTCCTGACCAAGTGCCTTTTCTACTGGATGAAGATTCACCTATGAGATCTTCCACACTGTATACAGAGCCACATACTCCACGACAGTGGTGCCCGATTCATGCATCCTCTGACACAGATAACTTGCAACAGTATGTGATGGGTTTAACACCATCTAGTATACATGCTGCACAGAAGATTGGGACTTATACTGGTGATTCTGATAAGGGAACACGTGAGTGGGGTTTAAAGCAGTTGCTTGAGATGCTTGGGGCTGGAGAAGAAATGTTAAAAAACTCAAAGTTCCTCGAAGGAAAATTGAGCAAAGGATTGAACAGAAAcacagaagaaaaggaaaaacgttcGCATAATCAAGTACCCGAATTGTCTGATGAGAATGAGAATCTCAAGGCCAAAATCCTCATTCAGTCGGAGCGTGTCAGTGAAGCTGAAGCTGAAGTTCGAAACTTGAAGGAAGCCCTAGCTGGTATGCAAGCAGAAAAAGAAACTACCTTCATTCAGTATCAGCAATGCCTGGAACAGTTATCTGCTGCAGAGAGGGAGCTCAATAGTGCACAGAAGGATTCCACGAAGTTCAGTGAACGAGCTAGCAGAGCTGAAAATGAAGTTCAAAAGATGAAGGAATCCCTTATCAAATTAGAGGTTGAACGGGATGCTAGTTTGAGCAAACATAAGGAGTATCTGGGAAGGATATCTAAGTTGGAAGTTAAGGTTAGTCAAGCACTTGAAGGGACAAAAGAACTAAATAAGCATGCAATTAAAGCAGAAACCGAAGCTCAGAATCTTAGGAATGAGATCTCTAAGTTTGAGTTTGAAAAGGATGCTGTCCATGATCAATATAAGCTATGCATGGTAAACATATCTGACTTTGAGAAAAATCTATTGGTGGCTCAGGAAGAATCCAGAACGCTTAAGGAGAGAGCTGATGGAGCTGAAGCTGAGATCAAGAAACTGACATTTGTTCTGATGGAGCTAAGTGAGAACAAAGAAGCTGCTGTCTGTGACTATAAACACTGTCTGGGTAAAATATCCAAACTTAAGAATGAACTATCTTGTGCCCAAGAGGATGTAAAACGCCTTAATGGTGAGCTTTCAATAGGAGCTGCAAAGCTTAAAAATGCCGAGGACAAGTGTGTTGTGCTGGAGATGTTAAATCATTCATTGTGCCGAGAGGCAGATAATTTGGCAACGAAGATCGCAACGAAAGATCAAGAACTCTCTAAGAAGCAGATAGAGTTGGAGAAAATTCAAGTTGATATGCGAAATGAGCACTTAAGACATGCACAAATTGAAGCCACCCTTCAGACTCTGCAGAATTTGCACTGTCAATCACAAGAAGACCAGAGACCTCTGACCGTGGAACTCAAAAATTGTCTTGAGCTGTTGAAGGACATGGAAACATGCAAAAATAGTTTGGAAGGTGAACTTAAGCGATTGAAGGATGAAAATAAGAGCCTGAATGAACTGAAATTATCCTCAGCCAATTCGATAAACAATCTGGAAAATGAAATCCTTagcttgaagaagatgaaggagaaaCTTGAAGAGGAGGTTGCTCAACAAGTTGAACTAAGTAACAACCTTCAGCAAgagatttcatttttgaaagaggAAACCAAGGACCTAAACAGTAGCTATCAGGCTTTAGTAGAGCAAGTGAAGGCCACAGGTATAAACCCTGAATGTATCAACTCTTCAATAAAGAGCTTGCATGAAGAGAACTCCAAGCTCAGGATAATCTGTGAGAAGACCAGAAGCGAGAAAGAAGTCCTCCACAAGAAGTTGGAAGACATGGATGAACTTTTGAAGAAGACGGCTACTTTACAGAGTTCCCTCTCAGATGAGAATGATGAATTGCAGGGATCGCAGGAAAAGGTGAGAGCACTGCAAGAGTCTTGTCAAATTCTCAATGGAGAGAAATCTACTCTTGTCACTGAAAAAGCTGCTTTGCTCTCTCAGTTGCAAATTTTAAGTGAGAACATGCAGAAACTCCTAGAGAAAAATGATGTTCTCGAGAACTCTTGTTTTGGTGCAAAAGCTGAACTTGAAGGTCTAAGGGAAAAGGCCAAGGGTTTAGAAGAGATATGCCAATTTATGATGAATGAGAAGTCCAATATTCTTGCTGAAAGAGGTAACCTAGCTGTTCAGTTGAAAAAAGTTGAACGGCGACTGGGGACAACATTTATGGTTTTCGAAGAAAGGTATGCTTGCCTAGAGAAGGAGAAACTAGTAAAACAGCTACAAGTTGAAGAACTTGGAGTTTCTGTTGAAATGGAGAAACAAGAAAGGACCAACATTACTCATCAGAGTGAGACCCGGTTAATTTACATGTAA
- the LOC104241661 gene encoding protein NETWORKED 1A-like isoform X2: MDAKVKSMIKLIEEDADSFARRAEMYYKKRPELMKLVEELYRALAERYDHVTGELRQAHKTMSEAFPDQVPFLLDEDSPMRSSTLYTEPHTPRQWCPIHASSDTDNLQQYVMGLTPSSIHAAQKIGTYTGDSDKGTREWGLKQLLEMLGAGEEMLKNSKFLEGKLSKGLNRNTEEKEKRSHNQVPELSDENENLKAKILIQSERVSEAEAEVRNLKEALAGMQAEKETTFIQYQQCLEQLSAAERELNSAQKDSTKFSERASRAENEVQKMKESLIKLEVERDASLSKHKEYLGRISKLEVKVSQALEGTKELNKHAIKAETEAQNLRNEISKFEFEKDAVHDQYKLCMVNISDFEKNLLVAQEESRTLKERADGAEAEIKKLTFVLMELSENKEAAVCDYKHCLGKISKLKNELSCAQEDVKRLNGELSIGAAKLKNAEDKCVVLEMLNHSLCREADNLATKIATKDQELSKKQIELEKIQVDMRNEHLRHAQIEATLQTLQNLHCQSQEDQRPLTVELKNCLELLKDMETCKNSLEGELKRLKDENKSLNELKLSSANSINNLENEILSLKKMKEKLEEEVAQQVELSNNLQQEISFLKEETKDLNSSYQALVEQVKATGINPECINSSIKSLHEENSKLRIICEKTRSEKEVLHKKLEDMDELLKKTATLQSSLSDENDELQGSQEKVRALQESCQILNGEKSTLVTEKAALLSQLQILSENMQKLLEKNDVLENSCFGAKAELEGLREKAKGLEEICQFMMNEKSNILAERGNLAVQLKKVERRLGTTFMVFEERYACLEKEKLVKQLQVEELGVSVEMEKQERTNITHQSETRLIYM; the protein is encoded by the coding sequence ATGGATGCTAAAGTAAAGTCAATGATCAAGCTCATTGAAGAAGATGCCGATTCATTTGCAAGAAGGGCTGAAATGTATTACAAAAAGAGGCCTGAGCTAATGAAGCTGGTTGAGGAGTTGTACAGGGCACTAGCTGAAAGATATGATCATGTAACAGGCGAGCTAAGGCAGGCCCATAAAACCATGTCAGAGGCATTTCCTGACCAAGTGCCTTTTCTACTGGATGAAGATTCACCTATGAGATCTTCCACACTGTATACAGAGCCACATACTCCACGACAGTGGTGCCCGATTCATGCATCCTCTGACACAGATAACTTGCAACAGTATGTGATGGGTTTAACACCATCTAGTATACATGCTGCACAGAAGATTGGGACTTATACTGGTGATTCTGATAAGGGAACACGTGAGTGGGGTTTAAAGCAGTTGCTTGAGATGCTTGGGGCTGGAGAAGAAATGTTAAAAAACTCAAAGTTCCTCGAAGGAAAATTGAGCAAAGGATTGAACAGAAAcacagaagaaaaggaaaaacgttcGCATAATCAAGTACCCGAATTGTCTGATGAGAATGAGAATCTCAAGGCCAAAATCCTCATTCAGTCGGAGCGTGTCAGTGAAGCTGAAGCTGAAGTTCGAAACTTGAAGGAAGCCCTAGCTGGTATGCAAGCAGAAAAAGAAACTACCTTCATTCAGTATCAGCAATGCCTGGAACAGTTATCTGCTGCAGAGAGGGAGCTCAATAGTGCACAGAAGGATTCCACGAAGTTCAGTGAACGAGCTAGCAGAGCTGAAAATGAAGTTCAAAAGATGAAGGAATCCCTTATCAAATTAGAGGTTGAACGGGATGCTAGTTTGAGCAAACATAAGGAGTATCTGGGAAGGATATCTAAGTTGGAAGTTAAGGTTAGTCAAGCACTTGAAGGGACAAAAGAACTAAATAAGCATGCAATTAAAGCAGAAACCGAAGCTCAGAATCTTAGGAATGAGATCTCTAAGTTTGAGTTTGAAAAGGATGCTGTCCATGATCAATATAAGCTATGCATGGTAAACATATCTGACTTTGAGAAAAATCTATTGGTGGCTCAGGAAGAATCCAGAACGCTTAAGGAGAGAGCTGATGGAGCTGAAGCTGAGATCAAGAAACTGACATTTGTTCTGATGGAGCTAAGTGAGAACAAAGAAGCTGCTGTCTGTGACTATAAACACTGTCTGGGTAAAATATCCAAACTTAAGAATGAACTATCTTGTGCCCAAGAGGATGTAAAACGCCTTAATGGTGAGCTTTCAATAGGAGCTGCAAAGCTTAAAAATGCCGAGGACAAGTGTGTTGTGCTGGAGATGTTAAATCATTCATTGTGCCGAGAGGCAGATAATTTGGCAACGAAGATCGCAACGAAAGATCAAGAACTCTCTAAGAAGCAGATAGAGTTGGAGAAAATTCAAGTTGATATGCGAAATGAGCACTTAAGACATGCACAAATTGAAGCCACCCTTCAGACTCTGCAGAATTTGCACTGTCAATCACAAGAAGACCAGAGACCTCTGACCGTGGAACTCAAAAATTGTCTTGAGCTGTTGAAGGACATGGAAACATGCAAAAATAGTTTGGAAGGTGAACTTAAGCGATTGAAGGATGAAAATAAGAGCCTGAATGAACTGAAATTATCCTCAGCCAATTCGATAAACAATCTGGAAAATGAAATCCTTagcttgaagaagatgaaggagaaaCTTGAAGAGGAGGTTGCTCAACAAGTTGAACTAAGTAACAACCTTCAGCAAgagatttcatttttgaaagaggAAACCAAGGACCTAAACAGTAGCTATCAGGCTTTAGTAGAGCAAGTGAAGGCCACAGGTATAAACCCTGAATGTATCAACTCTTCAATAAAGAGCTTGCATGAAGAGAACTCCAAGCTCAGGATAATCTGTGAGAAGACCAGAAGCGAGAAAGAAGTCCTCCACAAGAAGTTGGAAGACATGGATGAACTTTTGAAGAAGACGGCTACTTTACAGAGTTCCCTCTCAGATGAGAATGATGAATTGCAGGGATCGCAGGAAAAGGTGAGAGCACTGCAAGAGTCTTGTCAAATTCTCAATGGAGAGAAATCTACTCTTGTCACTGAAAAAGCTGCTTTGCTCTCTCAGTTGCAAATTTTAAGTGAGAACATGCAGAAACTCCTAGAGAAAAATGATGTTCTCGAGAACTCTTGTTTTGGTGCAAAAGCTGAACTTGAAGGTCTAAGGGAAAAGGCCAAGGGTTTAGAAGAGATATGCCAATTTATGATGAATGAGAAGTCCAATATTCTTGCTGAAAGAGGTAACCTAGCTGTTCAGTTGAAAAAAGTTGAACGGCGACTGGGGACAACATTTATGGTTTTCGAAGAAAGGTATGCTTGCCTAGAGAAGGAGAAACTAGTAAAACAGCTACAAGTTGAAGAACTTGGAGTTTCTGTTGAAATGGAGAAACAAGAAAGGACCAACATTACTCATCAGAGTGAGACCCGGTTAATTTACATGTAA